One Rhizobium sp. 9140 genomic region harbors:
- a CDS encoding dihydrodipicolinate synthase family protein: MTQVLNLPTSAGTVEAYRLVGTPIARPATTPVFNRIAYAAAHIVSAPERDTDPWNRPAIDWDTTLAFRHHLWSLGFSIAEAMDTSQRGMGLDWAGAQELIARSLAEARTVDGADLACGAGTDHLDPNDARTLDDVIAAYETQIEHIEKHGGRAILMASRALARIARSADDYATVYGRILSQTKDKVVLHWLGDMFDPQLRGYWGSTDFAPALDCALRIITENAGKVEGIKISLLEHEKEIALRDRLPETVLCFTGDDFNYAGLIEGDGRRHSHALLGIFDAVAPAASKALAALAAGDTATFRAVIDPTVPLSRKIFEAPTQYYKAGVVFLAWLNGHQSHFTLPAGMQSARGINHYADIFRLADQADILDRPDLAAERMRHLAGVYGIV, from the coding sequence ATGACCCAGGTTCTCAATCTGCCGACATCCGCAGGCACGGTCGAGGCGTATCGTCTTGTGGGCACGCCGATCGCCCGCCCGGCAACGACGCCCGTCTTCAACCGCATCGCATATGCCGCCGCGCATATCGTTTCCGCGCCGGAGCGGGACACCGATCCATGGAACCGCCCGGCGATCGACTGGGACACGACGCTCGCCTTCCGGCATCATCTCTGGAGCCTCGGCTTCAGTATCGCCGAGGCGATGGACACGTCGCAGCGCGGAATGGGTCTCGACTGGGCCGGTGCTCAGGAGCTGATTGCCCGTTCGCTTGCCGAAGCGCGGACGGTCGACGGTGCCGACCTTGCCTGCGGCGCCGGCACGGATCATCTCGATCCGAACGATGCCCGTACGCTGGACGACGTGATCGCGGCTTACGAGACGCAGATCGAGCATATCGAGAAGCATGGCGGCCGCGCGATCCTGATGGCGAGCCGGGCGCTTGCCCGCATCGCCCGCTCCGCGGACGATTACGCCACGGTTTATGGCCGCATTCTCTCGCAGACGAAGGACAAGGTGGTGCTGCACTGGCTGGGCGACATGTTCGACCCGCAGCTGCGCGGCTACTGGGGAAGCACCGACTTCGCGCCGGCGCTCGATTGCGCGCTGCGGATCATCACGGAGAATGCCGGCAAGGTCGAGGGTATCAAGATCTCGCTGCTCGAACACGAGAAGGAAATCGCGCTCCGCGACCGGCTGCCGGAAACCGTGCTCTGTTTCACGGGCGACGATTTCAACTATGCCGGCCTGATCGAGGGCGACGGGCGGCGTCACAGCCATGCGCTGCTCGGCATCTTCGACGCCGTTGCGCCGGCCGCTTCCAAGGCGCTGGCAGCGCTTGCCGCAGGCGACACGGCAACCTTCCGCGCGGTGATCGATCCGACGGTTCCGCTCTCGCGCAAGATCTTCGAGGCGCCGACCCAATATTACAAGGCCGGCGTGGTCTTCCTCGCCTGGCTCAATGGGCACCAGTCGCATTTCACCCTACCGGCCGGCATGCAGTCGGCGCGCGGCATCAACCACTATGCCGATATCTTCCGCCTTGCCGATCAGGCCGATATTCTCGACCGGCCGGATCTGGCAGCCGAGCGCATGCGCCACCTCGCCGGCGTCTACGGCATCGTCTGA
- a CDS encoding LacI family DNA-binding transcriptional regulator — protein sequence MANGRVTVIDIAKAAGVSKSTVSLVLQGSPLVNEGTRTKVNAVMRDLGYVYNRGAANLRQSSAKSKIIGVVVNDLTNSFFAELAVGIDLVVQDAGFVQFLANTSESLDRQTEVIASMREHGISGLVVSPARGSRAVDFKALVSAGMPVVAVVRSVPGAKVSSLMSDNHAGLFAAVEHLAKLGHTRIAFFGGFEDTAIFQERLAGYRDGLAAAGLGYDESLVFACAPSRAEGAKAVGRAIDAHERPTGGVCFNDAVAFGVYDGLRARRLEPGVDFAIVGFDDVIEAGTSVPALTTIAVDPQGLGRRAAQLLLKQINAGKAEAEAEAVVTPVRLVVRESCGVNRMKPGRRTA from the coding sequence ATGGCGAACGGACGGGTTACGGTCATCGATATTGCGAAGGCGGCGGGGGTGTCGAAATCGACGGTCTCGCTCGTGCTGCAAGGCTCGCCGCTCGTCAACGAGGGCACGCGAACCAAGGTCAATGCCGTCATGCGGGACCTCGGCTATGTCTATAATCGCGGCGCGGCCAACCTCCGCCAGTCCAGCGCCAAGTCGAAGATCATCGGCGTCGTGGTCAACGACCTGACCAACAGCTTCTTTGCCGAGCTTGCGGTCGGTATCGATCTCGTCGTGCAGGATGCGGGCTTCGTGCAGTTCCTCGCCAATACCAGCGAGAGCCTCGACCGGCAGACGGAGGTCATCGCCTCCATGCGCGAGCACGGCATTTCCGGCCTCGTGGTCTCACCGGCACGCGGCTCGCGGGCGGTCGATTTCAAGGCGCTGGTTTCGGCCGGCATGCCGGTCGTCGCGGTGGTGCGCTCCGTGCCGGGGGCCAAGGTGTCCTCGCTGATGTCGGACAATCATGCCGGGCTTTTTGCAGCCGTCGAGCATCTGGCAAAGCTCGGCCACACGCGCATCGCCTTCTTCGGCGGTTTTGAGGATACGGCGATCTTTCAGGAGCGGCTGGCCGGCTATCGCGACGGGCTCGCGGCGGCGGGGCTTGGCTATGACGAAAGCCTCGTCTTTGCCTGCGCGCCCTCGCGGGCGGAAGGGGCGAAGGCCGTAGGGCGGGCGATAGATGCTCATGAGCGGCCGACGGGCGGGGTCTGCTTCAACGACGCCGTGGCCTTCGGCGTCTACGACGGATTGCGGGCGCGGCGGCTGGAGCCGGGCGTCGATTTCGCCATCGTCGGCTTCGACGACGTGATCGAGGCGGGCACGTCCGTGCCGGCGCTCACCACCATCGCGGTGGATCCGCAGGGCCTCGGCCGGCGTGCCGCCCAGCTGCTGCTCAAGCAGATCAATGCGGGCAAGGCGGAGGCGGAGGCGGAGGCCGTGGTCACGCCCGTACGGCTGGTCGTGCGGGAAAGCTGCGGCGTGAACAGAATGAAGCCGGGGAGGCGAACTGCATGA